The genomic stretch aagtttatttttcttacttctttgatTTTAAAGGGGAAATCATGAAACTAAGCAGTTTGGAACTAAAACAGAAGAGAAGCACTTTTATGTGCATCATGGTAAACTTTTACATCAAATATTCTAAATGATAATCAGGatcaaaataaacaattttattaaaaataatgcaattctGGTGATTAAAATAGGTATTTTAACTATTAATGTACTTTTAACACATCTAATTGAATATTTCAAATAAGTGTTTcacaaatcaataaggaaaaaaaatcctagtcaCCTCTAATGAAGTGTTACTTATCTGCCACTCTAAATTAAATCTGAAAACAcctctaaaaatatattcagatatataaaatatagagtaAACATAAAAAGCTTTGctctaagtatttaaaaaaaaaagatgcctagagtccaacattatttttaaaaataacaagtccACTAGTGAAGCCTAAGTACTTTTCAAAGgtattttaagaattcatttgcTAATTACAAATAAGGCAGCTACCAAAATGGTTATATATCAAGTTCTCTTCtgagtttctcttttaaaatgcatacaaTTCAGAGGtataactatatatttatcaAGGAGGAAAAAACTCCATTTGTGTCATTCTACTACATACCTAAGGCATTTGACATACTTGACTCCACTACCATTTTCCGTATTCCAGAACTATTAAAGACTAAATAGTAAGAGACAGAATAGGTTAAataatgaaaagtgaaaatataaatcatatggttaacttttttttttttttttaatttttatttatttatgatagtcacagagagagatagagagaggcagagacacaggcagagggagaagcaggctccatgcaccaggagcccgacgtgggattcgatcccgggtctccaggatcgcgccatggTTAACTTTTATGACAAAGAATAGCAACTCCATACATTAACCACAAAGCAATTGCCTCTTTAAAACAAGATCCATTTGGAAAGCCTCTTATTACTTTATTTCTAAACAAGACACACCTTGGGGCAGATTTCCCACTTAGTATCTTCCTCACATGCCATCTTCTTGCAAATCCAATCCCAGTTACTAGATACCCTCCCCAATAATATACAAACAAAGCACCCACTGGATGTCACAaatcaaaatatttgattaaaaaggTAATTACTTCAGGtactttttgatattttacatacattttcaatGGTTATACAACCACTAATCCAAAATACCTTCTACATATTCAATACATgcaaattattactttaaaaaaatggtttccaCAATTAAATTAGGCAAGGTAAAGATCCAGTATACAACAGGCAAATCCCCACTATAGCTACACAGAAATACACTTAAAATCAGTGCTTAATAAGAGCAAGATCTTGATTTGTTGTCAAGACCTAAGGCAGATGATAGATGGAATGAAGTGTCCCTGGAAATTAACcgggaaaaaaatagagataaaaaagtGAAACCATTATTgccattaatataaatattatatttcagtGCAGCATGTAAATGCCCAAGGACAGTAAATTAAACAagcataggaaaaagaaaattaagcattcatatcaaaaaacaaaataagactaaAGGTTATGAAGTCAGATAATAATGGTTTTTGAattaagaatttataaatttaaaaaattgtgtctggggcacctgggtagctcatttaAGCgtccagactcttgatttctgctcaggtcatggtctcggagtcttaggattgagccccacactgggctcagtGCTGGGGgggtggaacctgcttaagattctctcttctccaacccctctctttaaaaaattaatagaaagtaaaaattgAGTTTTGTTTATACTTTATTACAGATGTTTGAAGCATTCTATAACCTCTTTAAATGGAGTTAGAAACTACTTCCTAGGCATATGGCTTGCCTCTCCCAGAGTCAAAAGGGAAGATTAAATTAGATCATGGTTAGTCCCCAGCAAACTGAAGTCCTTCCATTTAAGGTTTGCTATTCTTCTACTTTGATTATGACCATTAGAGGCCTGAAACTAAACgcagattgtatttatttttacatatatgtttcaAGTTGGACAACTCTTCATAGTAGGGACCCTAGTTAACACTATTATCTATAGACATCTATAAGCAAAGCAAAAGATCTTTCTTAAACAAGTATACAATGTAGTATAAATTAAACTATAACTCATAGATTATAATAATCACTTCCTAATATGGAAAGACCTTGGCGAAATACATAGAAAGTGTAAAGGCCTATAGGGAAAAGAACAGTCCTAAGCATATTTTTGTtagatagtattttaaaaatgaaattgctttcaCTAAGTTCAACTAAGGCAATAGTTACTCAAGATATTAGAAGGTGCAAAAAAACTAACCCCTCGCTAGGAAGAAAAATGCCTAAAAAAGAATTATCTCTACATTAAAGCCTGAAGTTCATGGTGTCAAGACACAGAACTGTCTGTGaaagcctttttaattttctggaagcatattaaagtgtgtgggggagggaaggTGTTCAGAAAAACCACTCATTGGCCAGACTTAGTATAAAGTTACATCATTACTGAAAACTTGCTATATAGGCATTTAAAACAATATGGggaaaagagtattttaaaaccTCACTGAAAGGAACTCCAGTAGTGGCAACTTAcatggttttaaagaaaaaaaaaaaaaaatcacacattatCAGGAATATTCAAGTTCCGAAGTGGAAGCTTATAAACACAACAGTGGTAGAGAACTACAAACGTGAGTTTACCCTCCAAACCTAATCCCAACTGGCATGTACAGTAGCTGCTATTACATGAGAAAAAGGCTAGCACTAataaaaccacaagaaaatatcACTCTCCTAACCCTATTTAACCTATTTTCTACCCTTCTTGACATGTGTTAAAATGACTACTGCTACATTTAAAATACTGCAAAAACCTTTATAAAGACTTATAAAagccatacatttttaaaaaatgtatcattttcaaGTGAGCAGAGAGGAAACTAGTTCTTACAGTAACAAGTAGTTTCTTCACCTACCCCcaacaccaaaaaagaaaaataaaaaacagctaACAAAAACTGACAGTCTCAGGGCAAACCATAAGATCAGTTACAGCAAGCCAAGTAGTCACTTGAAAGGAAGTAAACCGTAAAGCTGTCTACTCCAAATATCAGATAATCAAAAAATCACATTTGGCTTCacaattcattttaaagaagtttCCATTTACAAAAGTgtcatcatttaaatatattccaCATTTTCTAAACAGTCAAGGACTGACAGTTAAAAAGTAGCCTGTATGACTAGCACATTAGAGAAAAACCAAgcagtaaggatttttttttcactttcccaCAGAGAAGGAACAAGTCACAATGAATAATGGGTTTGTCTGTAGCAATAACTTGTTCTAACAGAACTTCATGAGCAAAATATCTTGAAAGAATtcacattttgtacttttttttttttttttaatgcagaccTTACGGCCAAAGTCCAAAATGAGAAATCAAAACAGGACTCCTGTCAGTGAATTCCCTTTCAGGACATGCTCACTCTTGCTTCCAACAGTAAAGCAAAGTTAACTTTGATGTAGAATAATAAAATTCAGGCTAGTGTGTccagttaacattttaaaaagaatttattattgtgcctatttccctgtttttttcctgaaaggtTTTAGGTTACTCCACTGAGTCAAAGCTTGAGTAACCATCCACTGAACTTTGTACCTCgaggtaaagaaaagaaaaatgagggtaTTACAAGTGGCTTCCAGGTTTGGAAAAAGTTGGGAGGAGTCAGCTATGGTAATTGTATGTAAGTTAGTGAATGGAGTAATATTATGCCGGTTAAGAGAAAATGGTCCCCCGAGATAACCAGCATAACTAAAAAGCAGTCTGAACTCGAGCATCATCAATCacctttttagcatttttaaagagAACGTATGTTATCTGTAGGTTTGATGTTAATCCATCTTTTATTCCAATAACCTACACTTCATACTAAACCTTCTAAACTCAAACCGCCTGGGTTAACAGTTCCAGAAAATGATACCACTATCAGCCAATCCTTCTGCAGATTcccattagaaaaagaaatatgggggggggggggggggctgacatTCACAACTACCTAAAAAGCGTGAAAATAGAATGATCAAATTCCACCAGAGGCAATTAAACGCTTCCCACAAAGCGCTCCCAACACCCAAACGGAAAACCTTTACTTTCACTGTCACAAAGAAAGTAATTTGGGATAAAAGTCCTATTGAATAGGATACATCTGGCATAAAAAGAGACGAAGGGACCTAACTGAACCTACGGATGCAAAGAAATGTAACCCCAAAATGAGAGAGGACAGAAAAACCAGAGAAGCGAAGGGACAGAAGAggccagaggagcagaggaagtggAAATCACTTCGGCGGAGGCAGCCTCCAGGACTGCGGGGAAGCAGGGCGGCGGGGATCCAGGTCCGCGGAACCGGGCGTTTACGGAACCCGAAGGCTAACGGGGAAACAATGGGGGCGGAGAGGCCGGGAGCGAGCGGAGACGTTCAGGAGAGGGCGACGAGGGAGCACGGGCCGGGGGACCGGCGAGCAGGCGGCTGCACAGGCAGAGGCGGCAGCGCGGCGAGAAGCTGGGCGGAGGCAAGTCGGTCGGGGCGACGGGGCTTCGCGGCTCCGCGGCGCCCGGGCGGGAGAGCCGGGGTCCCCCAGGCACCTGGGCGGGGAGTGGCCTACCCGGGAACGGAAGCCGTGAAGGCAGGTGTGATGGCAGCCAAAAAGCACACACCTCGGAGCGGCACAGGACCCGCCGCGCCAGACGAGGCGCAGGCAAGGCAGGGGCGGCACAAGGGggtaagaaaacagaaggaaagaacgCGGGCGGCGGGGTCGGGGGCCGCGGGCGGCTTCACTCACAGTCCAGGTGCTTTTTCTTGGGCCCCATGATCTCGTGGGTCGTGGCCTTGCATACTGTCTTGGAGACGGCGGAGCCGGTGACACTGTGCTGGGCGGCGGTGATTCGGTCCGTCAGGCTCTGGCCGGACATCTCTGCGGCTCCTCCGCCACCCCTCCCGCTCGGCAGCCGGCGGGGACAGGGACCCCCAAGCGCCggaggacccccaccccccaccgcaccccctacccccaccggCTCCTTCTCCGCCTGCCGGCCTGGGGCGGGGCTCAGGGCCGCGCGCTGCCACCCAGCCCAGAAAGAACCGGCTCGTGTCACCCGCGGGGTCAGGCACGGTGTCGGGCACTCCCCTGCCCCCGCCTCAGCTCAGCCCACCCCTTCCCTGGTCAGCTGGAGCCGGGCAGGGCAAGAGGGACAGGCAGCTGCAGGAAAATGGCGGCGCCAGGCTCCTCCTCGGAGCTTTCCGGGCTGTCCCGGGTCACGTGACTCAGGCGCCGCCCCTCCGCCTCCTTCTCCCgccccttttcccttccctttcctcttcgACGCCCGCCCTCCCTCGCTCAGCGAGGGAAGAGCGGGGCGGCGCCCGCGCGTTACGTGATGGAACCCGCCCGGCGGGCGCAACAGGAGGCCCGCCCCGGGGCAGCGCGCGGCCGGCCGCGTCACGTGACGCTCCCTGCCAACAGGTCGCCCGAGGCGGGCCGCGGGGGTCACAGAGGgcaggtggggcgggggaggggcgggcggggcgcggcgggccgggagctggcggggggcgggggggggccgcGTCGGCCGCGTGTCCCCTCTCCCGCCCCGAGGGTCTCCTGGTGCGGATGGTTGAAACCAACAGCCTGACAAAGGGGCGGTGCGGCTGCCTTCACAGCTCCGCCTGGGCCAGGGTCGGGCGAGGGCTCCGGATCCCGGGACTTCAGTGGCCGAGTCCAGATTTTGCTGAGGGACTCCCCCAAAGCCGTCCGCCTGgttttaaggaaaaggaagacGCTTCATTCGGCGCATTTCCTGAGCCTGCCAGCAGGCCTCTCCCTACCGTGGAGTTGTTGACGCTCTCCCTGCTTCCTTACTCCAGAAGGGATGgggtccccccccccattttcttgAAAGGCTTGGAAATGTCACCCgtttctgtttatttctcctcTGAAGACTCAGACACGTTGCTGCCGGACTAAATTTAGAGACTAACCGGCCTGTATTCCTTCTGTAGGGTGTCGAATAGGACAGGAAACACATAACTTCACTGGAATTTGAAAAGGGAAGTAGTAGGATGATGTCAACAAATTAGCTTGACCCTACAAGGCTGAGTGCCTTCGTGACTTAGGTCCAGACCATAGAAGGAAGTGAGAGGGCTGGTAAATGGAGAAGTCCCATTCAAAGAATTGAGACATCACTACCTGCCATCACCCCCTACTTTAGTCTTTCTTCCCTTTGGCCttttttctcttgggtaaacCGGGTTTTCAGAAGAGACACGGACACTGACCTGTAGACATTTTAGAGGAATGAACTGTCCTGTGAATCTGTTCTATGAGATCCATATCTTTAACAGagccttttaaaatgtctttaggGCCACACTTATCTCAAGTTTAGGGATAAATTTCAAAATCTCTATGAATGTTAAATTACCGTGGTAGTCCTACGTAATCTTGCTAGTTTCAAATGAAATGCTAACATACTCCAAAAGTCTGTGTACACCATCTGCCAGCCAAATCCAAAATTCGTGCTTCAATCTGGTGACTCTCAGGAGATGCAAAGctaatagttaacattttatgTATCATATCACAGATTTTGTGgtcttctcccattcccttcccccactttttTCACTATGGCTGGTGAAATTCTGCAGCACCATGCTTTGCCAAGAACATACAGTCTTAAACTAGCGGCTTCATCTTTGTCAAGCCAGTCCCAAATTTCACAAAACGGCAATGACTTCCTTCAGTGCATCTGCAACCCATCTGCAGTGTGGTGCTGCCCCGTGTCCATCCAGCAGTACAGTTACCCAGTCCTCAAGACATGTTGTCCATCATCCTTGCTACCTTTCTGTGGGTTCCACTGAGTGAGTTACCAGGTCACCTGAGCCTCTATACTAATAAACCCCTGCTGAAGTCAGTCAACATGAGCATGGCATTTAGCTGTCAATAGCTAAATATTTCAACCTTAGGAAAAATGTAGACATTGTTCCTAATTACAAAGCAGGAAACTTGTCTTTTTTGCACTACTATGAATGATATTATAGGCTAATATTTCACTGTTACGTTTACCAAAGAGGTTCTTACAAACCACCTTTATTCAAATTGTGGTCATATTCACTTTAGTATTAAACTAGCTTCTGTTAGGAATATCACTGTACTTTCAAGGATGCATTTTACAAGTTTCtaattaaggaaataa from Vulpes vulpes isolate BD-2025 chromosome 11, VulVul3, whole genome shotgun sequence encodes the following:
- the LOC112932324 gene encoding uncharacterized protein isoform X1; protein product: MREDRKTREAKGQKRPEEQRKWKSLRRRQPPGLRGSRAAGIQVRGTGRLRNPKANGETMGAERPGASGDVQERATREHGPGDRRAGGCTGRGGSAARSWAEASRSGRRGFAAPRRPGGRAGVPQAPGRGVAYPGTEAVKAGVMAAKKHTPRSGTGPAAPDEAQARQGRHKGVGSTPSMEPNAWIELWTLRSRPELKIKSWTGCLTD
- the LOC112932324 gene encoding uncharacterized protein isoform X2 yields the protein MREDRKTREAKGQKRPEEQRKWKSLRRRQPPGLRGSRAAGIQVRGTGRLRNPKANGETMGAERPGASGDVQERATREHGPGDRRAGGCTGRGGSAARSWAEASRSGRRGFAAPRRPGGRAGVPQAPGRGVAYPGTEAVKAGVMAAKKHTPRSGTGPAAPDEAQARQGRHKGVVVNCVELLMLEMKPEYEDTLN